A genomic stretch from Carbonactinospora thermoautotrophica includes:
- a CDS encoding DegT/DnrJ/EryC1/StrS family aminotransferase gives MTGMIPAAKPLIGEEEREAVDRVLRSGMIAQGPEVAAFEEEFSQLVGGRHCVAVNSGTSALHLALIAMGVKPGDEVIVPSFTFAATANAVKLAGAEPVFVDIELDHFCIDPAAVEAAITPRTAAIMPVHLYGHPAAMDKLVPIAEKHGLAIIEDACQAHAASLNGQPVGTFGLTAAFSLYPTKNMTSGEGGMIVTPDAQLARTLRLLRNQGMEKRYHNEIVGFNTRMTDIHAAIGRVQLKKLAGWTEQRQRNARFLDEHIKAAVVPPVAPGAVHVYHQYTIRVEGASAADRDAFAQKLADRGVGSGVYYPVPVHKLPSFGLELDLPQTEKACREVLSLPVHPALTQEDLERVVEAVNA, from the coding sequence ATGACCGGCATGATCCCCGCCGCGAAACCCCTGATCGGGGAGGAGGAGCGGGAGGCCGTCGACCGCGTGCTCCGCAGTGGCATGATCGCCCAGGGGCCGGAGGTGGCGGCCTTCGAGGAGGAGTTCAGCCAGCTCGTGGGCGGACGCCACTGCGTCGCGGTGAACTCCGGCACCTCGGCGCTGCACCTGGCGCTGATCGCCATGGGCGTCAAGCCGGGGGACGAGGTGATCGTCCCGTCGTTCACCTTCGCGGCGACCGCCAACGCGGTGAAGCTCGCCGGGGCCGAGCCGGTCTTCGTGGACATCGAGCTGGACCACTTCTGCATCGACCCGGCCGCGGTCGAGGCCGCGATCACGCCCAGGACCGCTGCGATCATGCCGGTCCACCTCTACGGTCACCCGGCCGCGATGGACAAGCTGGTGCCGATCGCCGAGAAGCACGGCCTGGCCATCATCGAGGACGCCTGCCAGGCGCACGCCGCGTCCCTGAACGGCCAGCCGGTCGGCACCTTCGGCCTCACCGCGGCTTTCAGCCTGTACCCGACCAAGAACATGACGTCGGGCGAAGGCGGCATGATCGTCACGCCGGACGCGCAACTCGCCCGCACCCTGCGCCTGCTGCGCAACCAGGGCATGGAGAAGCGCTACCACAACGAGATCGTCGGGTTCAACACCCGGATGACCGACATCCACGCGGCGATCGGCCGGGTGCAGCTGAAGAAGCTCGCAGGCTGGACCGAGCAGCGGCAGCGCAACGCCAGGTTCCTCGACGAGCACATCAAGGCCGCCGTGGTACCGCCGGTCGCGCCCGGCGCGGTGCACGTGTACCACCAGTACACGATCCGCGTGGAGGGTGCCTCGGCCGCCGACCGCGACGCGTTCGCCCAGAAGCTCGCCGACCGGGGCGTGGGCAGCGGCGTGTACTACCCGGTCCCGGTGCACAAGCTCCCGTCGTTCGGCCTGGAGCTGGACCTGCCGCAGACCGAGAAGGCCTGCCGGGAGGTGCTCTCCCTGCCCGTCCACCCGGCGCTCACCCAGGAGGACCTGGAGCGCGTCGTGGAGGCGGTGAACGCCTGA
- a CDS encoding acyltransferase: MPSADVDERAQLGEGTTIWHLAQVREHAKLGRNCIVGRGAYVGTGVEIGDNCKLQNYALVYEPAKLEDGVFIGPAAVLTNDIYPRSIDPSGKLKRGDDWEAKGVTVREGAAVGARAVIVAGVTVGRWAMVAAGAVVTKDVPDFALVAGVPARRIKWVGKAGVPLEETGPDRWRCPRTGAEYMEKDGTLSEVSEQ; encoded by the coding sequence ATGCCGAGCGCGGACGTCGACGAGCGCGCCCAGCTGGGCGAGGGCACGACGATCTGGCACTTGGCGCAGGTGCGTGAGCACGCCAAGCTGGGGCGTAACTGCATCGTCGGCCGTGGCGCCTACGTCGGCACGGGCGTCGAGATCGGGGACAACTGCAAGCTGCAGAACTACGCGTTGGTGTACGAGCCGGCCAAGCTGGAGGACGGCGTGTTCATCGGCCCGGCGGCCGTGCTCACCAACGACATCTATCCACGGTCGATCGACCCCAGCGGCAAACTGAAACGCGGCGACGACTGGGAGGCCAAGGGCGTCACCGTGCGGGAGGGCGCCGCCGTCGGGGCGCGTGCCGTAATCGTGGCCGGGGTGACGGTCGGCCGCTGGGCGATGGTGGCCGCCGGAGCGGTCGTGACCAAGGACGTCCCGGACTTCGCGCTGGTCGCCGGAGTGCCCGCGCGTCGCATCAAGTGGGTCGGCAAGGCCGGGGTACCTCTCGAAGAGACCGGTCCCGACCGCTGGCGGTGCCCGCGGACCGGAGCGGAATACATGGAGAAGGACGGAACCCTTTCGGAGGTATCCGAGCAATGA
- a CDS encoding glycosyltransferase: MATIDVSIISSAHDLADARLHREAAALRRAGLSVEVIGLGDSAGGPAGCRVVSLGGRAGKAARLRRAAALPFRARGRVLLAVDPDVVLTASLARLVRRRKLVADVHEDYSALLHDRAWARSYVKLAAQGLVRVATAVTRRADLTVVADDHVPPRKARRRLVVRNLPDPGYLPKPTEPDPIPRAIYIGDVRRSRGLQAMIQAVEAAEPWELDVVGPVHPDDQAWLARWRASSPAARRVRIHGRLAPAKAWSLAAGAWVGLALLEDTPAFRAAIPTKLYEYLGSGLAVLATPLPRMAEIVRSSGAGAVVAGPEEASGTLQRWSERPEDFLAARKAALRWAEQNLAGESPYDQLARDICALVGRG, translated from the coding sequence ATGGCAACCATCGACGTCAGCATCATCAGCAGCGCCCACGACCTGGCCGACGCCCGGCTGCACCGGGAGGCTGCCGCCCTGCGCCGGGCCGGGCTGTCGGTGGAGGTCATCGGCCTCGGCGACTCCGCCGGCGGACCGGCCGGCTGCCGGGTCGTCTCGCTCGGCGGGCGCGCCGGCAAGGCGGCCCGGCTGCGGCGCGCGGCCGCCCTGCCGTTCCGAGCGCGGGGCCGGGTACTGCTGGCCGTCGACCCGGACGTGGTCCTCACCGCGTCGCTGGCCCGACTGGTCCGGCGTCGCAAGCTCGTCGCCGACGTCCACGAGGACTACTCCGCGCTGCTGCACGATCGCGCCTGGGCGAGGTCGTACGTGAAGCTCGCCGCCCAGGGGCTGGTGCGCGTGGCGACGGCGGTGACCCGCCGGGCCGACCTCACCGTGGTGGCCGACGACCATGTGCCGCCGCGCAAGGCCCGGCGTCGGCTCGTCGTCCGCAACCTGCCCGACCCGGGATACCTGCCCAAACCCACCGAACCGGACCCGATCCCCCGCGCGATCTACATCGGTGACGTGCGGCGCTCCCGCGGCCTGCAGGCGATGATCCAGGCGGTTGAAGCGGCCGAGCCCTGGGAGCTGGACGTGGTCGGCCCGGTGCATCCGGACGACCAGGCGTGGCTGGCGCGGTGGCGGGCCAGCTCCCCGGCGGCCCGTCGCGTCCGGATCCACGGGCGGCTGGCCCCGGCCAAGGCGTGGTCGCTGGCGGCCGGCGCCTGGGTGGGACTCGCCCTGTTGGAGGACACCCCGGCGTTCCGCGCGGCGATCCCCACCAAGCTGTACGAGTACCTCGGCAGCGGGCTGGCGGTGCTCGCCACGCCGCTGCCGCGGATGGCCGAGATCGTGCGGTCGTCCGGGGCGGGCGCGGTGGTGGCGGGCCCGGAGGAGGCGTCCGGTACGCTGCAGAGGTGGTCCGAGCGGCCCGAGGACTTCCTCGCGGCGCGGAAGGCCGCCCTACGGTGGGCCGAGCAGAACCTGGCGGGGGAGTCCCCCTACGACCAGCTCGCCAGGGATATCTGCGCTCTCGTCGGCAGGGGTTGA
- a CDS encoding ABC transporter ATP-binding protein, translated as MQSASDTATDLAVKVEHLSITYRTTIEKNPTLKGRLMRLGRREKVVRTVEAVKDVSFSVNHGTVLGVIGMNGAGKSTMLRAIAGILPPTKGRIEVHGKVSTLLALGVGFNGNLSGRENVTLGGLAQGWSPDEIKARAEEIIRFADLEDDAIDRPMKTYSSGMYGRLAFSVAVHMDPDILLVDEALSAGDARFKKKATAKMKQLCDQARTIILVSHGLQSIKDMCNDCIWLHKGRIMERGQPSKVIDDYMRFLDVGEEAFTLEDV; from the coding sequence TTGCAGTCCGCATCTGACACCGCCACTGACCTGGCGGTCAAGGTCGAGCACCTCTCGATCACGTACCGCACGACGATCGAGAAGAACCCGACGCTCAAGGGACGGCTCATGCGACTGGGGCGTCGGGAGAAGGTCGTGCGCACGGTCGAAGCGGTCAAGGACGTGTCCTTCTCGGTCAACCACGGGACCGTGCTCGGCGTCATCGGCATGAACGGGGCGGGCAAGTCCACGATGCTCCGCGCGATCGCCGGCATCCTCCCGCCCACCAAGGGCCGGATCGAGGTGCACGGCAAGGTGAGCACGCTGCTCGCCCTCGGCGTCGGCTTCAACGGCAACCTGTCCGGCCGGGAGAACGTCACCCTCGGCGGCCTGGCCCAGGGCTGGAGCCCGGACGAGATCAAGGCGCGCGCTGAGGAGATCATCCGGTTCGCCGACCTGGAGGACGACGCCATCGACAGGCCGATGAAGACGTACTCGTCCGGCATGTACGGCCGGCTCGCCTTCTCCGTGGCCGTCCACATGGACCCGGACATCCTGCTGGTCGACGAGGCCCTGTCCGCCGGTGACGCGCGCTTCAAGAAGAAGGCGACCGCCAAGATGAAGCAGTTGTGCGACCAGGCACGCACGATCATCCTGGTGAGCCACGGCCTGCAGTCGATCAAGGACATGTGCAACGACTGCATCTGGCTGCACAAGGGCAGGATCATGGAACGCGGCCAGCCCAGCAAGGTCATCGACGACTACATGCGCTTCCTCGACGTCGGTGAAGAGGCCTTCACCCTGGAGGATGTCTGA
- a CDS encoding ABC transporter permease: MGTGTRVQVYEPYSYQLPPLGPYLKDLWARRRFAFHMARSTLKGRHYDTVFGQLWLVINPLLLGAVYFLVVTVLSGGNPGAQHGQNHGKLDHFVLILLGLFAYYYTRNVIQLASTSVTGSGKIIMNIPFPKALLPLSSLFSSILMYLPMLVVYAVAHAVAGRPVTVNIWWAIPVFLIQTVFSFAWGMFFAALSVYFRDTSSFLPYLLRIWIYISPVLYTVEQIHTAVAEQMPWARWILEANPLTPILGAWQQVVFEGKAPDANLMWQGLAWAIGSLVVGGWYFLSREREFAVRI, translated from the coding sequence GTGGGTACAGGCACGCGGGTCCAGGTCTATGAGCCGTACAGCTACCAGCTGCCGCCGCTCGGACCCTACTTGAAGGACCTGTGGGCGCGGCGTCGGTTCGCGTTCCACATGGCGCGCAGCACCCTGAAGGGCCGGCACTACGACACGGTGTTCGGCCAGTTGTGGTTGGTCATCAACCCGCTTCTGCTGGGTGCGGTTTATTTCCTGGTCGTGACAGTGCTGAGCGGGGGCAACCCTGGGGCACAGCACGGGCAGAATCATGGCAAGCTGGACCACTTTGTCCTGATCCTGCTTGGCTTGTTCGCGTACTACTACACGCGCAACGTCATCCAGCTCGCATCCACTTCGGTCACTGGCAGCGGCAAGATCATCATGAACATCCCGTTCCCCAAGGCGCTGCTGCCGCTGTCGAGCCTGTTCTCGTCGATCCTGATGTACCTGCCCATGCTCGTCGTCTACGCGGTGGCGCACGCAGTGGCTGGGCGGCCGGTCACCGTGAACATCTGGTGGGCGATTCCGGTCTTCCTGATCCAGACCGTGTTCAGCTTCGCCTGGGGGATGTTCTTCGCGGCGCTGAGCGTGTACTTCCGGGACACCTCCAGCTTCCTGCCGTACCTGCTCCGGATCTGGATCTACATCTCCCCGGTGCTGTACACCGTGGAACAGATACACACCGCGGTCGCGGAGCAGATGCCATGGGCCCGCTGGATACTGGAGGCGAACCCGCTCACGCCGATCCTGGGCGCTTGGCAGCAGGTGGTGTTCGAGGGCAAGGCGCCGGACGCCAACCTGATGTGGCAGGGTCTCGCCTGGGCGATCGGGTCGCTTGTTGTCGGTGGTTGGTACTTCTTGTCTCGGGAGCGAGAGTTTGCAGTCCGCATCTGA
- a CDS encoding glycosyltransferase, which yields MTSTVERPAEGDDQADPAGAGSRRPRVAMLVANDISRDSRVQKVAYSAAEAGFDVLLVGYVPSGSSVPTGESRLGAARVVRTGLTNRYRARARQLRAELPAAGGVRRVALQARVGLLRGGSFASTVNYKLRRRILKSVAEPGTARPGVKGQAKELLWKIYVREGDWRRTQLHLSQIEAAWWPVLAEFQPDLIHAHDMHTPGIAVRIADRLGRQGKRPKVLYDAHEFVAGVRMGTVRERAYQGLEREYIGRADAVVTVSPELAELLQDRYGLSEPPTVVTNAPFLHTPGADGDDAPSLRATVGLADDVPLLVYSGAVAPMRGIHTMVEALPDLPGVHAAIVCGKQDRFVAELVATAERLGAGDRLHVVPYVAPHQVTRFLASATIGVIPILHTPNHEIALITKYYEYMHARLPIVVSDVKAMAAKTRQLGNGEVFTAGDPASFARAVRAVLADPGRYTACYTPELLAENSWEGQAAVLNRLYARLVGRTPEPRPGTRPFKEVFPAEVAVR from the coding sequence GTGACGTCGACAGTGGAACGGCCCGCCGAGGGCGACGACCAAGCTGATCCTGCTGGCGCCGGATCACGCCGGCCTCGCGTGGCGATGCTGGTCGCGAACGACATCAGCCGGGATTCGCGCGTGCAGAAGGTCGCCTACTCGGCCGCGGAAGCCGGGTTCGACGTGCTGCTGGTCGGGTACGTGCCGTCCGGGTCGTCGGTGCCGACCGGGGAGTCGCGGCTCGGTGCGGCGCGGGTGGTGCGCACCGGGCTGACCAACCGGTACCGCGCGCGGGCGCGCCAGCTGCGCGCCGAGCTGCCGGCCGCCGGCGGCGTGCGCCGGGTCGCCCTGCAGGCCCGGGTGGGCCTGCTGCGCGGCGGCAGCTTCGCCAGCACGGTCAACTACAAGCTGCGCCGGCGCATCCTCAAGAGCGTGGCCGAGCCGGGCACGGCCCGCCCCGGGGTCAAGGGGCAGGCCAAGGAGCTGCTCTGGAAGATCTACGTGCGCGAGGGCGACTGGCGGCGCACCCAGTTGCACCTGTCGCAGATCGAGGCCGCCTGGTGGCCCGTGCTGGCCGAGTTCCAGCCGGACCTGATTCACGCGCACGACATGCACACGCCCGGCATCGCGGTGCGCATCGCCGACCGGCTGGGCCGGCAGGGCAAGCGGCCGAAGGTGCTGTACGACGCGCACGAGTTCGTCGCCGGTGTGCGGATGGGCACCGTCCGGGAACGGGCCTACCAGGGCCTGGAGCGGGAGTACATCGGCCGCGCCGACGCCGTGGTCACCGTGTCCCCGGAGCTCGCGGAGCTGCTCCAGGACCGGTACGGGTTGAGCGAGCCGCCCACGGTCGTCACCAACGCGCCGTTCCTGCACACCCCGGGCGCGGACGGCGACGACGCCCCGTCGCTGCGCGCGACCGTCGGGCTCGCCGACGACGTGCCGCTGCTGGTGTACTCGGGCGCGGTCGCCCCGATGCGCGGCATCCACACCATGGTCGAGGCGCTGCCCGACCTGCCCGGCGTGCACGCGGCGATCGTCTGCGGCAAGCAGGACCGGTTCGTGGCGGAGCTGGTCGCCACCGCCGAACGGCTGGGCGCGGGCGACCGGCTGCACGTCGTCCCGTACGTGGCGCCGCACCAGGTGACCCGGTTCCTGGCCTCCGCCACGATCGGTGTGATCCCGATCCTGCACACCCCGAACCACGAGATCGCGCTGATCACCAAGTACTACGAGTACATGCACGCCCGGCTGCCGATCGTGGTGAGCGACGTGAAGGCGATGGCCGCCAAGACCCGGCAGCTCGGCAACGGCGAGGTGTTCACCGCGGGCGACCCGGCCTCGTTCGCCCGGGCGGTGCGCGCGGTGCTGGCCGATCCGGGCCGGTACACGGCGTGCTACACCCCCGAGCTCCTGGCGGAGAACTCCTGGGAGGGCCAGGCCGCGGTCCTCAACCGGTTGTACGCCCGGCTGGTCGGTCGGACCCCCGAGCCGCGGCCCGGAACCCGGCCGTTCAAGGAGGTTTTCCCCGCGGAAGTCGCGGTTCGGTAA